The window CAAAAAGTATATTGCTGCCGCACATGATTCCTCCCTGGTGAATTTTGTACTGAACATCATTCCGCAAACATTGATGAGCCCGCTGACCGGCAGCAATATCCTGCAGGTCTTGCTGGCCGCCATCCTTTTTGGCGTGGGACTTTCACTGACTTCAGAAAAAAGTAAGATGGTGATTGATTTCCTCCATGCCCTGAGTTTCCCGGTATTCAAGATCGTAGAGATATTGATGCGACTGGCGCCAATCGGTGCCTTCGGCGCCATGGCCTTTACGATCGGGAAGTATGGCATTGATTCGATCGTGAACCTTGCCTTCCTGGTCATTACCTTTTATACCACTTCATTATTATTTGTTTTGGTGGTATTGGGTGCAGTAGCCTGGTACAATGGATTCTCCATTTTGAAACTGCTGCGCTATATCAAGGATGAACTGCTGCTGGTGCTCGGGACAAGTTCTTCAGAAGCGGCATTGCCTTCGCTGATGCGGAAAATGGAGCAGGCTGGTTGTGCCAGGCAGGTAGTGGGACTGGTGATCCCTACCGGGTATTCCTTCAACCTGGATGGTACCAATATTTACATGACCATGGCTGCACTGTTTATTGCGCAGGCTTGTAATATCGATCTGTCGCTGGAAAGCCAGGTAGTACTATTGCTGGTGGCCATGCTGAGTTCCAAGGGGGCGGCCGGTGTAACGGGCGCGGGTTTCATTACCCTTGCAGCCACCCTCGCAGTGGTACCTGAAGTACCGGTAGCTGGCATGACACTTATCCTGGGTGTGGACCGCTTCATGTCCGAAGCCAGGGCCCTGACCAACCTGGCCGGGAACGCCGTGGCTACCATCGTTGTGGCGAAGTGGGATAAACACCTGGATGAAGCTCAACTGGCAAAGGCTTTGGGTGCCGGCACTGCTCCTGCATAACCCGGCTTTGCTTATCTTGTAAGGTAAACCAACACTATACAGCTCAATCATGAAAACTACAACACGGGTATCCCTGTCCCTGATGATGTTCCTCCAGTATTTTATCTGGAGCGCCTGGTATGTAACCATGGGAACATATATGAAAGCCAACCTGGCCTCTTCCGATGTACAGGTAGGCGCGGCCTTCAGTGCCCTGGCCATCGCAACCATGATCTCCCCGGTATTTGTGGGGCTGGTTGCTGACAAATTCTTTGCAGCACAGAAGATCATGGGAGTATTGCATATTGTTGGCGCGGCCTTGTTGTTCCTCGCTACCAAGGTGACGAATAACACTGTATTCTACTGGGTCATCCTTTTCTATTCCTTATTGTACATGCCCACCATTGCCTTGTCGAACAGTGTGGCCTTCGCGCAGATGACCGATCCCGGTAAGCAATTTCCCTGGATCAGGGTATTCGGCACCCTTGGCTGGATCCTGGCGGGTACCCTCGTGGGGAATTTAGGGATCGAGAAATCGCCTTCCACCTTTTACCTGGCAGCAGCCGTATCTGCAGGTTTGGGACTGTTTAGTTTCCTGCTTCCCAATACACCTCCC is drawn from Flavihumibacter rivuli and contains these coding sequences:
- a CDS encoding dicarboxylate/amino acid:cation symporter translates to MMPDPSISNSVAGKRLPFYRVLYVQVLVAIAIGVALGYFYPSLGEQMKPLGDGFIALIKMIIAPVIFLTVSVGIASMNDLNKVGRVAGKSMIYFLVFSTLALIVGLVVSNLLQPGKGLNIDPASLDTSEVKKYIAAAHDSSLVNFVLNIIPQTLMSPLTGSNILQVLLAAILFGVGLSLTSEKSKMVIDFLHALSFPVFKIVEILMRLAPIGAFGAMAFTIGKYGIDSIVNLAFLVITFYTTSLLFVLVVLGAVAWYNGFSILKLLRYIKDELLLVLGTSSSEAALPSLMRKMEQAGCARQVVGLVIPTGYSFNLDGTNIYMTMAALFIAQACNIDLSLESQVVLLLVAMLSSKGAAGVTGAGFITLAATLAVVPEVPVAGMTLILGVDRFMSEARALTNLAGNAVATIVVAKWDKHLDEAQLAKALGAGTAPA